A section of the Saccopteryx leptura isolate mSacLep1 chromosome 6, mSacLep1_pri_phased_curated, whole genome shotgun sequence genome encodes:
- the C6H15orf39 gene encoding uncharacterized protein C15orf39 homolog isoform X1 → MAEKRPLGTLGPVMYGKLPRLEADSGPGHSLAPSAANQDPCNYKGAYYSCPMGGAPKVGSERLTSWTPYPPLYPTSMAGPPLQEDNLLTSCLLYRPPAGRSEKVQDSDPVDLLPFSPQAHSCPVPPLAAPKPVYRSPLYYGLSTCLGEGAAKRSLDVDWTLVTGPLLPPTKPPCSVTQASGKGQPLGGTFLRGVPVGGSGTDSSGSFSPCQAFLDKYQTIHSTGFLASKYGGLYSGDPKQALSEVPSSPWTQLAQPLGPAYQDTVPSHYPLPHPPQALSCPPACQHPEKQSSYSSVPPLQPLGAHKGIGYPAGGVSSSYLRQQTAQTPCIPPAGLDTYSYPSVPLPAPSPGLKLEPPLAPRCPLDFAPQMLGFTYARDDLSLYGASPGLRGTPPSQNSVQSVPQPSAFQQACQPMPASQPCPEPVRPVEKLAQEAEGTMWLPSCRKEQLQPQLSEHSGAPIVIVDSPVPRTPPVLPPCAQEQQPLPQNQGVHPPGSPPMPIIDNVFSLAPYRDYLNVQTPEATSEPEPAPKDSHDKDSRGTPPAQEPLLKVHCSLRDEVALDLSVKKPVAEAPTTKIPSPDMHSELPGVPEATPKTNFHSSVAFMFRKFKILRPAPLPAAVVPSVPTSVPASDQPATTPTSVPIGLQILTQPLPMACFDLALPSPLAVSVAAPAPTPALSPAPAWAPTPASAPDTADSPEQHFAGLHESLCDAISGSVAHSPPEKLREWLEMAGPWGQAAWQDGQGVQGLLGKLLSQLQRFVYTQRCPFPHVVRAGAIFVPIHLVKERLFPRLPPASVDHVLQEHRVELRPTTLSEERALRERALRGCTSRMLKLLALRQLPDIYPDLLGLQWRDCVRRQLGEFDPEAGFVSSSESSVARHEQERLSPAQKSSIPKARKLGKKPPTPGLEKAEATDGGGSHGASPAPGASPPSPSLRSRC, encoded by the exons ATGGCAGAGAAGCGGCCACTGGGCACCCTGGGGCCTGTGATGTACGGCAAGCTGCCCCGTCTAGAGGCTGACTCTGGACCTGGGCACAGCTTGGCCCCCTCTGCTGCTAACCAGGACCCCTGCAACTACAAGGGTGCCTACTACTCCTGCCCCATGGGGGGTGCTCCCAAAGTGGGGTCTGAGCGGTTGACATCCTGGACCCCATACCCACCCTTATATCCCACCAGCATGGCAGGACCCCCACTTCAGGAAGACAACCTATTGACCAGCTGCCTGCTCTATCGCCCACCAGCAGGAAGGTCTGAGAAGGTGCAGGATTCAGACCCTGTTGACCTCCTGCCCTTTAGTCCCCAAGCTCACTCCTGCCCGGTTCCACCTCTGGCAGCACCCAAACCTGTCTATCGCAGCCCTCTGTATTATGGACTCTCAACTTGCCTGGGGGAAGGGGCAGCAAAGAGGTCACTGGATGTTGATTGGACATTGGTGACTGGGCCCCTGTTACCCCCAACCAAACCACCTTGTTCTGTGACCCAGGCTTCTGGCAAGGGCCAGCCCCTGGGTGGCACCTTCTTGCGTGGGGTGCCTGTTGGGGGATCTGGCACTGATTCCTCAGGGAGCTTCTCCCCATGCCAGGCATTCCTGGATAAGTATCAGACCATCCATAGCACAGGCTTCCTGGCCTCCAAGTATGGAGGGCTTTACTCTGGGGACCCCAAGCAGGCATTGTCTGAGGTACCCTCCAGTCCTTGGACCCAGCTGGCCCAGCCCCTGGGGCCAGCCTACCAGGATACAGTGCCCTCTCACTACCCACTGCCCCACCCTCCACAGGCCCTGTCTTGCCCTCCAGCCTGTCAGCACCCAGAGAAGCAGAGCAGCTACAGCTCAGTGCCTCCACTGCAGCCTCTGGGAGCCCACAAGGGAATTGGATACCCTGCTGGTGGGGTGAGCAGTTCCTACCTGAGGCAGCAGACAGCTCAGACACCCTGTATACCCCCAGCGGGGCTGGACACTTATTCCTACCCCTCTGTACCCCTCCCAGCACCCTCACCAGGCCTCAAGCTGGAGCCACCTCTCGCTCCACGATGCCCACTGGACTTTGCCCCCCAGATGCTGGGCTTTACTTATGCACGGGATGACCTTTCTCTCTATGGAGCGTCCCCGGGGCTCAGAGGGACACCACCTTCCCAGAACAGTGTTCAGTCTGTGCCACAGCCCAGTGCCTTCCAGCAAGCATGCCAGCCGATGCCCGCCAGTCAGCCGTGCCCAGAGCCTGTGCGGCCCGTAGAGAAGCTGGCACAGGAAGCCGAGGGGACCATGTGGCTGCCCAGCTGCAGGAAAGAGCAGCTCCAGCCCCAACTCAGTGAGCACTCTGGGGCACCCATTGTCATTGTAGATAGTCCAGTTCCCCGCACCCCACCAGTACTCCCACCATGTGCCCAGGAGCAACAGCCTCTTCCGCAGAACCAGGGTGTGCATCCCCCTGGCTCACCTCCCATGCCCATTATTGACAATGTCTTCAGCCTGGCCCCCTACCGTGACTATCTGAATGTGCAGACACCCGAGGCCACATCAGAGCCTGAGCCAGCCCCCAAAGACAGCCATGACAAAGACTCCAGGGGCACCCCGCCTGCCCAGGAGCCCCTTTTGAAGGTGCACTGTTCACTTAGGGACGAGGTAGCACTGGACTTGAGTGTGAAGAAACCTGTGGCAGAAGCTCCTACTACCAAGATCCCAAGTCCTGACATGCACTCTGAGCTTCCTGGTGTGCCAGAGGCCACCCCTAAGACCAACTTCCACAGCTCCGTGGCCTTCATGTTCCGAAAATTCAAGATCCTTCGGCCAGCACCCTTGCCTGCAGCTGTGGTCCCATCAGTGCCCACCTCGGTCCCTGCCTCTGACCAGCCCGCAACCACCCCTACTTCTGTGCCTATTGGACTACAGATTCTCACCCAGCCCTTGCCCATGGCCTGCTTTGACCTGGCACTACCCAGCCCTCTAGCTGTATCCGTGGCTGCCCCAGCCCCGACTCCAGCTCTATCTCCTGCTCCGGCCTGGGCTCCAACTCCAGCCTCTGCCCCGGACACAGCTGACTCCCCAGAACAGCACTTTGCAGGACTGCATGAGTCCCTGTGTGATGCCATCTCGGGCTCGGTGGCCCACTCCCCACCTGAGAAGCTGCGCGAATGGCTTGAGATGGCCGGGCCCTGGGGCCAGGCAGCATGGCAGGATGGCCAGGGTGTGCAGGGGCTGCTGGGCAAGCTGCTGTCTCAGCTACAACGCTTTGTGTACACGCAGCGGTGCCCCTTCCCCCACGTGGTGCGGGCTGGTGCCATCTTCGTGCCCATCCACCTGGTGAAGGAGCGGCTCTTCCCAAGGCTGCCGCCCGCTTCTGTGGACCACGTGCTGCAAGAGCACCGCGTGGAGCTGCGGCCCACCACGCTGTCGGAGGAGCGGGCACTGCGGGAACGGGCCCTGCGTGGCTGCACCTCCCGCATGCTGAAGCTGCTGGCGCTGCGCCAGCTGCCTGACATATACCCTGACTTGCTGGGCCTACAGTGGCGTGACTGTGTACGCCGCCAGCTGG GTGAGTTTGACCCTGAGGCTGGATTTGTATCCTCCTCAGAATCCTCTGTGGCCAGACATGAGCAAGAGAGGCTGTCCCCAGCTCAGAAGTCATCCATCCCCAAGGCCAGGAAGCTGGGGAAGAAGCCACCAACTCCTGGCCTGGAGAAAGCAGAGGCAACTGATGGGGGAGGGTCCCATGGTGCCTCACCTGCCCCTGGTGCCAGCCCACCTAGCCCCTCACTGAGGAGCCGCTGCTGA
- the C6H15orf39 gene encoding uncharacterized protein C15orf39 homolog isoform X2: MAEKRPLGTLGPVMYGKLPRLEADSGPGHSLAPSAANQDPCNYKGAYYSCPMGGAPKVGSERLTSWTPYPPLYPTSMAGPPLQEDNLLTSCLLYRPPAGRSEKVQDSDPVDLLPFSPQAHSCPVPPLAAPKPVYRSPLYYGLSTCLGEGAAKRSLDVDWTLVTGPLLPPTKPPCSVTQASGKGQPLGGTFLRGVPVGGSGTDSSGSFSPCQAFLDKYQTIHSTGFLASKYGGLYSGDPKQALSEVPSSPWTQLAQPLGPAYQDTVPSHYPLPHPPQALSCPPACQHPEKQSSYSSVPPLQPLGAHKGIGYPAGGVSSSYLRQQTAQTPCIPPAGLDTYSYPSVPLPAPSPGLKLEPPLAPRCPLDFAPQMLGFTYARDDLSLYGASPGLRGTPPSQNSVQSVPQPSAFQQACQPMPASQPCPEPVRPVEKLAQEAEGTMWLPSCRKEQLQPQLSEHSGAPIVIVDSPVPRTPPVLPPCAQEQQPLPQNQGVHPPGSPPMPIIDNVFSLAPYRDYLNVQTPEATSEPEPAPKDSHDKDSRGTPPAQEPLLKVHCSLRDEVALDLSVKKPVAEAPTTKIPSPDMHSELPGVPEATPKTNFHSSVAFMFRKFKILRPAPLPAAVVPSVPTSVPASDQPATTPTSVPIGLQILTQPLPMACFDLALPSPLAVSVAAPAPTPALSPAPAWAPTPASAPDTADSPEQHFAGLHESLCDAISGSVAHSPPEKLREWLEMAGPWGQAAWQDGQGVQGLLGKLLSQLQRFVYTQRCPFPHVVRAGAIFVPIHLVKERLFPRLPPASVDHVLQEHRVELRPTTLSEERALRERALRGCTSRMLKLLALRQLPDIYPDLLGLQWRDCVRRQLGEHGAASVAAGAV; this comes from the coding sequence ATGGCAGAGAAGCGGCCACTGGGCACCCTGGGGCCTGTGATGTACGGCAAGCTGCCCCGTCTAGAGGCTGACTCTGGACCTGGGCACAGCTTGGCCCCCTCTGCTGCTAACCAGGACCCCTGCAACTACAAGGGTGCCTACTACTCCTGCCCCATGGGGGGTGCTCCCAAAGTGGGGTCTGAGCGGTTGACATCCTGGACCCCATACCCACCCTTATATCCCACCAGCATGGCAGGACCCCCACTTCAGGAAGACAACCTATTGACCAGCTGCCTGCTCTATCGCCCACCAGCAGGAAGGTCTGAGAAGGTGCAGGATTCAGACCCTGTTGACCTCCTGCCCTTTAGTCCCCAAGCTCACTCCTGCCCGGTTCCACCTCTGGCAGCACCCAAACCTGTCTATCGCAGCCCTCTGTATTATGGACTCTCAACTTGCCTGGGGGAAGGGGCAGCAAAGAGGTCACTGGATGTTGATTGGACATTGGTGACTGGGCCCCTGTTACCCCCAACCAAACCACCTTGTTCTGTGACCCAGGCTTCTGGCAAGGGCCAGCCCCTGGGTGGCACCTTCTTGCGTGGGGTGCCTGTTGGGGGATCTGGCACTGATTCCTCAGGGAGCTTCTCCCCATGCCAGGCATTCCTGGATAAGTATCAGACCATCCATAGCACAGGCTTCCTGGCCTCCAAGTATGGAGGGCTTTACTCTGGGGACCCCAAGCAGGCATTGTCTGAGGTACCCTCCAGTCCTTGGACCCAGCTGGCCCAGCCCCTGGGGCCAGCCTACCAGGATACAGTGCCCTCTCACTACCCACTGCCCCACCCTCCACAGGCCCTGTCTTGCCCTCCAGCCTGTCAGCACCCAGAGAAGCAGAGCAGCTACAGCTCAGTGCCTCCACTGCAGCCTCTGGGAGCCCACAAGGGAATTGGATACCCTGCTGGTGGGGTGAGCAGTTCCTACCTGAGGCAGCAGACAGCTCAGACACCCTGTATACCCCCAGCGGGGCTGGACACTTATTCCTACCCCTCTGTACCCCTCCCAGCACCCTCACCAGGCCTCAAGCTGGAGCCACCTCTCGCTCCACGATGCCCACTGGACTTTGCCCCCCAGATGCTGGGCTTTACTTATGCACGGGATGACCTTTCTCTCTATGGAGCGTCCCCGGGGCTCAGAGGGACACCACCTTCCCAGAACAGTGTTCAGTCTGTGCCACAGCCCAGTGCCTTCCAGCAAGCATGCCAGCCGATGCCCGCCAGTCAGCCGTGCCCAGAGCCTGTGCGGCCCGTAGAGAAGCTGGCACAGGAAGCCGAGGGGACCATGTGGCTGCCCAGCTGCAGGAAAGAGCAGCTCCAGCCCCAACTCAGTGAGCACTCTGGGGCACCCATTGTCATTGTAGATAGTCCAGTTCCCCGCACCCCACCAGTACTCCCACCATGTGCCCAGGAGCAACAGCCTCTTCCGCAGAACCAGGGTGTGCATCCCCCTGGCTCACCTCCCATGCCCATTATTGACAATGTCTTCAGCCTGGCCCCCTACCGTGACTATCTGAATGTGCAGACACCCGAGGCCACATCAGAGCCTGAGCCAGCCCCCAAAGACAGCCATGACAAAGACTCCAGGGGCACCCCGCCTGCCCAGGAGCCCCTTTTGAAGGTGCACTGTTCACTTAGGGACGAGGTAGCACTGGACTTGAGTGTGAAGAAACCTGTGGCAGAAGCTCCTACTACCAAGATCCCAAGTCCTGACATGCACTCTGAGCTTCCTGGTGTGCCAGAGGCCACCCCTAAGACCAACTTCCACAGCTCCGTGGCCTTCATGTTCCGAAAATTCAAGATCCTTCGGCCAGCACCCTTGCCTGCAGCTGTGGTCCCATCAGTGCCCACCTCGGTCCCTGCCTCTGACCAGCCCGCAACCACCCCTACTTCTGTGCCTATTGGACTACAGATTCTCACCCAGCCCTTGCCCATGGCCTGCTTTGACCTGGCACTACCCAGCCCTCTAGCTGTATCCGTGGCTGCCCCAGCCCCGACTCCAGCTCTATCTCCTGCTCCGGCCTGGGCTCCAACTCCAGCCTCTGCCCCGGACACAGCTGACTCCCCAGAACAGCACTTTGCAGGACTGCATGAGTCCCTGTGTGATGCCATCTCGGGCTCGGTGGCCCACTCCCCACCTGAGAAGCTGCGCGAATGGCTTGAGATGGCCGGGCCCTGGGGCCAGGCAGCATGGCAGGATGGCCAGGGTGTGCAGGGGCTGCTGGGCAAGCTGCTGTCTCAGCTACAACGCTTTGTGTACACGCAGCGGTGCCCCTTCCCCCACGTGGTGCGGGCTGGTGCCATCTTCGTGCCCATCCACCTGGTGAAGGAGCGGCTCTTCCCAAGGCTGCCGCCCGCTTCTGTGGACCACGTGCTGCAAGAGCACCGCGTGGAGCTGCGGCCCACCACGCTGTCGGAGGAGCGGGCACTGCGGGAACGGGCCCTGCGTGGCTGCACCTCCCGCATGCTGAAGCTGCTGGCGCTGCGCCAGCTGCCTGACATATACCCTGACTTGCTGGGCCTACAGTGGCGTGACTGTGTACGCCGCCAGCTGGGTGAGCACGGGGCAGCCTCAGTTGCCGCCGGAGCTGTGTGA